The following are encoded together in the Longimicrobium sp. genome:
- a CDS encoding DUF350 domain-containing protein, with the protein MDDLLNHLVAAAVYAALGILLFVLAFFLVDRMTPGTLWKEIIEEHNTALAVIVGAMSIGLSIIIAAAIW; encoded by the coding sequence ATGGATGACCTGCTGAACCACCTGGTGGCCGCGGCCGTCTACGCGGCGCTGGGGATCCTCCTGTTCGTGCTGGCGTTCTTCCTGGTAGACCGGATGACGCCGGGAACGCTGTGGAAGGAGATCATCGAGGAGCACAACACGGCCCTGGCGGTGATCGTCGGCGCCATGTCCATCGGCCTTTCCATCATCATCGCCGCCGCTATCTGGTGA
- a CDS encoding polyamine aminopropyltransferase — protein sequence MNAALFVTVLLIAACGLIYELVAGALASYLLGDSVLQFSTIIGTYLFAMGVGSWLSRFIHRGLASRFVSIELMVAVVGGFSSTLLFLAFAYTDAFRPLLYLLVSLIGIFVGLEIPLLMRLLRDRLEFKDVVANVLTFDYLGALGASLLFPLVLVPYLGMARSALLFGIINAAVALWSTYLFRDALPNRRRLQAGSVLVLALLVAGFAGAERITRTAESSMYADPVVLTRNSPYQRIVLTAWRGDLRLFLNGHLQFSSRDEYRYHEALVHPGLAAHPSPKRVLVLGGGDGLAVREVLRYPGAEVTLVDLDAEMTRLFSKHREMLKLNGGALLSPRVRVINADAFRWLAESSETFDFAVVDLPDPSNYAVGKLYTTTFYRLLRQHLNPGGMMVVQSTSPMFARTAFWSIERTLGEAGLRTWPYHVYVPSFGEWGFILAGTGDYQTPARLPAGLRYLTAEAVAGLFQFPTDMRRIPVRANRLDDQVLVRYYSSEWEQITQ from the coding sequence GTGAACGCCGCGCTGTTCGTCACCGTTCTGCTGATCGCGGCGTGCGGGCTGATCTACGAGCTGGTGGCTGGCGCGCTCGCCAGCTACCTGCTGGGCGACAGCGTGCTGCAGTTCTCCACCATCATCGGCACCTACCTGTTCGCCATGGGGGTGGGCAGCTGGCTTTCGCGCTTCATCCATCGCGGGCTGGCGTCGCGCTTCGTGAGCATCGAGCTGATGGTGGCGGTGGTGGGCGGGTTTTCGTCCACCCTTCTCTTCCTGGCGTTCGCCTATACCGACGCGTTCCGCCCGCTGCTGTACCTGCTGGTTTCCCTGATCGGCATCTTCGTGGGGCTGGAGATTCCCCTGCTGATGCGGCTGCTGCGCGACCGGCTGGAGTTCAAGGACGTGGTCGCCAACGTGCTGACCTTCGACTACCTGGGCGCGCTGGGCGCCTCGCTCCTCTTTCCCCTGGTGCTGGTGCCCTACCTGGGGATGGCGCGGTCGGCGCTGCTGTTCGGCATCATCAACGCGGCGGTGGCGCTGTGGAGCACCTACCTGTTCCGCGACGCACTTCCCAACCGGCGCAGGCTGCAGGCGGGCTCCGTCCTCGTGCTGGCGCTGCTGGTCGCCGGCTTCGCGGGTGCCGAGCGCATCACGCGGACGGCGGAAAGCAGCATGTACGCCGACCCGGTGGTGCTCACGCGCAACTCGCCCTACCAGCGCATCGTGCTCACCGCCTGGCGCGGCGACCTGCGCCTGTTCCTGAACGGGCACCTGCAGTTCAGCTCGCGCGACGAGTACCGCTACCACGAGGCGCTGGTGCACCCCGGCCTGGCCGCGCATCCCTCCCCGAAGCGCGTGCTGGTGCTGGGCGGGGGCGACGGGCTGGCGGTGCGCGAGGTGCTGCGCTACCCCGGCGCCGAGGTGACGCTGGTGGACCTGGACGCCGAGATGACGCGCCTGTTCAGCAAGCACCGCGAGATGCTGAAGCTGAACGGCGGCGCGCTGCTCTCGCCGCGCGTGCGCGTCATCAACGCCGACGCGTTCCGCTGGCTGGCGGAAAGCAGCGAAACGTTCGACTTCGCCGTGGTGGACCTTCCGGACCCGTCCAACTACGCCGTCGGAAAGCTGTACACCACCACCTTCTACCGCCTGCTGCGCCAGCACCTGAACCCCGGCGGGATGATGGTGGTGCAGAGCACGTCGCCCATGTTCGCGCGCACCGCGTTCTGGAGCATCGAGCGCACGCTGGGCGAGGCGGGGCTGCGCACCTGGCCGTACCACGTGTACGTGCCCTCGTTCGGCGAGTGGGGGTTCATCCTGGCCGGCACGGGCGACTACCAGACGCCGGCGCGGCTGCCGGCCGGCCTGCGCTACCTGACGGCCGAGGCGGTCGCCGGGCTCTTCCAGTTTCCCACGGACATGCGCCGGATTCCCGTGCGCGCCAACCGGCTGGACGACCAGGTGCTGGTGCGTTATTACAGCAGCGAGTGGGAGCAGATCACACAGTGA
- a CDS encoding FAD-dependent oxidoreductase — protein MSEGHEGISRRAFVAALAAAPFVACARKTDRAVAGGFVDDGGARGHRLRDRAAVPAIRRTERVPLVIVGGGMAGLSAAWRLKKRGFSDFVLLELEDHAGGNSRWGQSEASAYPWAAHYVPVPDANAVYVRELFEDLGVLRGGVWNERMLVSTPRERIHRWGRWHEGMEGALAQTAADRNEMRRFGEEMAQMRATGAFTIPSALGARPSELDGVSMAAWLAGRGYRSAALRWYVDYACRDDYGARVEDTSAWAGVHYFASRPHDDESGTLTWPEGNGWIVRRLLERVGGHVRTGAPVHRVEARGSGVRVLAGEVEYVADAVVWAAPSFLAPHVVQGAPPVRFTYSPWLTANLVLDRWPAESGFEPAWDNVIHGSPSLGYVIATHQTHAIRPAQTVWTYYWALAHLPPATARALLLRRPWHEWKELILADLERAHPDIRACVSRIDIMRMGHAMPRPVPGFLADPVRRALADSPGPVYYAHSDVSGLALFEEAQYRGITAADRALARLGRV, from the coding sequence GTGAGCGAGGGACACGAGGGGATATCGCGAAGGGCGTTCGTGGCCGCGCTGGCCGCGGCGCCCTTCGTTGCCTGCGCGCGCAAGACGGACCGCGCCGTGGCCGGCGGCTTCGTGGACGATGGCGGCGCGCGGGGCCACCGCCTGCGCGACCGGGCCGCCGTTCCAGCCATCCGCCGCACCGAGCGCGTTCCCCTGGTGATCGTGGGCGGGGGGATGGCGGGGCTGTCCGCGGCGTGGCGGCTGAAGAAGCGCGGCTTTTCGGATTTCGTGCTGCTGGAACTGGAGGACCACGCCGGGGGCAACTCGCGCTGGGGCCAGTCCGAGGCATCGGCCTATCCCTGGGCGGCGCACTACGTTCCCGTGCCGGACGCGAACGCCGTCTACGTCCGCGAATTGTTCGAGGACCTGGGCGTGCTGCGCGGCGGCGTGTGGAACGAGCGGATGCTGGTGTCGACGCCGCGCGAGCGCATCCACCGCTGGGGGCGGTGGCACGAGGGGATGGAGGGGGCGCTGGCCCAGACGGCGGCGGATCGAAACGAGATGCGCCGCTTCGGTGAGGAGATGGCGCAGATGCGCGCGACCGGCGCCTTCACCATCCCCTCGGCGCTGGGCGCGCGGCCGTCGGAGCTGGACGGCGTGTCGATGGCGGCGTGGCTGGCGGGGCGGGGCTACCGGTCCGCCGCGCTGCGCTGGTACGTGGATTACGCCTGCCGCGACGACTACGGCGCGCGGGTGGAAGACACCTCGGCGTGGGCGGGCGTTCACTACTTCGCCTCTCGCCCGCACGACGACGAGTCGGGGACCCTCACCTGGCCCGAGGGGAACGGGTGGATCGTGCGGCGGCTGCTGGAGCGCGTGGGCGGCCACGTGCGGACGGGCGCGCCGGTGCACCGCGTTGAGGCGCGCGGCTCGGGGGTGCGCGTGCTGGCGGGTGAGGTGGAGTACGTGGCGGACGCGGTGGTCTGGGCCGCGCCCTCGTTCCTGGCGCCGCACGTGGTGCAAGGCGCGCCGCCGGTGCGGTTCACCTACTCACCCTGGCTGACGGCCAACCTGGTGCTGGACCGCTGGCCGGCGGAGAGCGGATTCGAGCCGGCGTGGGACAACGTGATCCACGGCTCGCCCTCGCTGGGCTACGTGATCGCCACGCACCAGACGCACGCCATTCGCCCCGCGCAGACCGTGTGGACGTACTACTGGGCCCTGGCGCACCTTCCCCCGGCTACGGCGCGGGCGCTCCTGCTCCGTCGCCCGTGGCACGAGTGGAAGGAGCTGATCCTGGCGGACCTGGAGCGCGCGCACCCCGACATTCGGGCCTGCGTGTCGCGCATCGACATCATGCGAATGGGACACGCCATGCCCCGCCCCGTCCCCGGCTTCCTCGCCGACCCCGTCCGGCGCGCGCTGGCGGATTCGCCGGGTCCCGTCTACTACGCGCACTCCGACGTGAGCGGCCTGGCCCTGTTCGAAGAAGCCCAGTACCGTGGCATCACGGCTGCGGACCGCGCGCTGGCGCGGCTGGGCCGCGTGTGA
- a CDS encoding DUF4288 domain-containing protein translates to MDRRFPHRGDTVPSDPQSWFSTRLRLLAVTGDCTVSFQMECVHVFRSADWGAAFERALELGRGHEHEYPNETGSPVQWRMDAVLTLDLITSDVLDGAEVYSEINEVDPPMYPPPQFAPERSTPTQTI, encoded by the coding sequence GTGGATCGACGCTTTCCTCATCGAGGTGACACCGTGCCGAGTGATCCGCAATCGTGGTTCAGCACACGGCTAAGGCTACTCGCCGTGACCGGGGACTGCACCGTGTCGTTCCAAATGGAATGCGTACACGTGTTCCGGTCGGCGGATTGGGGTGCTGCCTTCGAACGCGCCCTCGAGCTTGGCCGGGGGCACGAACACGAGTATCCCAACGAGACCGGAAGCCCCGTTCAGTGGAGGATGGACGCCGTGCTTACGCTTGATTTGATCACCTCTGACGTTTTGGACGGAGCTGAGGTGTATTCCGAGATCAACGAGGTGGATCCGCCTATGTACCCGCCGCCCCAGTTTGCTCCAGAGCGATCAACGCCAACCCAAACCATCTGA
- a CDS encoding YpdA family putative bacillithiol disulfide reductase translates to MTDIPETADIAVIGAGPCGIAVGVAAAQAGLSCVLFDRGAITQAMMDHPTYVTYFSGPEKLEIADLPFTTSGDKPTRREALRYYRKVAEYYRLDVRQFEEVATVERGGDAFVLRTLARGEPRTHRARNVVVATGYYDSPRRLDMPGADLPKVLYYFKDPYSFWNQDVIVIGGGNSSADAALLTWREGSRTTLVHLFEGLDRGVKPWVRPDIENRIAEGAIPTLWRHRLAEIRPHEVVVENLETGELRTMKNDWVLAMTGFEPDPGVLRAFGIEVHEVTGIPRHDPATMETNVPGMYVAGVVVSGHDANKIFIENGKLHGPLIAAHVASRR, encoded by the coding sequence ATGACGGATATTCCGGAGACGGCCGACATCGCCGTCATCGGCGCGGGGCCGTGCGGGATCGCGGTGGGCGTGGCGGCGGCGCAGGCGGGGCTTTCGTGCGTGCTGTTCGACCGGGGCGCCATCACGCAGGCCATGATGGACCACCCCACGTACGTCACCTACTTCAGCGGCCCCGAAAAGCTGGAGATCGCCGACCTGCCCTTCACCACCTCGGGCGACAAGCCCACGCGGCGCGAGGCGCTGCGATATTACCGCAAGGTGGCGGAATACTACCGGCTGGACGTGCGCCAGTTCGAGGAGGTGGCGACGGTGGAGCGCGGGGGCGACGCATTCGTGCTGCGCACGCTGGCGCGGGGCGAGCCGCGGACGCACCGGGCGCGCAACGTGGTCGTGGCCACGGGTTACTACGACAGCCCGCGGCGCCTGGACATGCCCGGCGCGGACCTGCCGAAGGTGCTGTACTACTTCAAGGACCCGTACTCGTTCTGGAACCAGGACGTGATCGTCATCGGCGGGGGCAACTCGTCGGCCGACGCGGCGCTGCTGACGTGGCGCGAAGGGTCGCGGACCACGCTGGTGCACCTGTTCGAGGGGCTGGACCGGGGCGTGAAGCCGTGGGTGCGGCCCGACATCGAGAACCGGATCGCCGAGGGCGCCATTCCCACGCTCTGGCGCCACCGCCTGGCCGAGATCCGCCCGCACGAGGTGGTGGTCGAGAACCTGGAAACGGGCGAGCTGCGGACGATGAAGAACGACTGGGTGCTGGCGATGACGGGGTTCGAGCCCGATCCCGGCGTGCTGCGCGCGTTCGGCATCGAGGTGCACGAGGTGACCGGCATCCCGCGGCACGACCCCGCGACGATGGAAACCAACGTGCCCGGGATGTACGTGGCGGGCGTGGTCGTCTCCGGCCACGACGCCAACAAGATCTTCATCGAGAACGGAAAGCTGCACGGCCCGCTGATCGCCGCGCACGTGGCGTCCAGGCGCTGA
- a CDS encoding DUF2279 domain-containing protein, with the protein METCLLMLCLSLGGGPTAPAQPEDRWFGEDKLKHFVTSFIVTSLASSGARAAGLDNDASLLVGAGTGAGVGLWKEWSDRNAERHTASVRDIVWDLAGIGAAAVVQAQTQ; encoded by the coding sequence ATGGAAACCTGTCTCTTGATGCTCTGCCTGTCGCTCGGCGGCGGGCCGACGGCGCCGGCCCAGCCGGAGGACCGCTGGTTCGGCGAAGACAAGCTGAAGCACTTCGTCACCTCGTTCATCGTCACCAGCCTGGCCTCCAGCGGCGCGCGCGCGGCGGGGCTGGACAACGACGCCAGCTTGCTGGTGGGCGCGGGGACCGGCGCCGGCGTGGGGCTGTGGAAAGAGTGGAGCGATCGAAACGCCGAGAGGCACACGGCGTCGGTGCGCGACATCGTGTGGGACCTGGCCGGCATCGGCGCCGCCGCGGTGGTGCAGGCGCAGACGCAGTGA
- a CDS encoding cytochrome c maturation protein CcmE, whose translation MKKQRKFLIGAAALVATVGYLAVTGMKDSMIYYHTPDELAAKLAADPSAREMTVKIGGRVVPGTVTSDARTLDLRFTVVDIASGKTRFPVQYNGPVPDTFEEGRDVVVTGRYTAEGTFEATHLLTKCGSRYEAAEGDFRA comes from the coding sequence GTGAAAAAGCAGAGGAAGTTCCTGATCGGCGCCGCGGCGCTGGTGGCCACCGTGGGGTACCTGGCGGTGACCGGGATGAAGGACTCCATGATCTACTACCACACCCCCGACGAGCTTGCCGCCAAGCTCGCCGCCGACCCGTCCGCGCGCGAGATGACGGTGAAGATCGGCGGCCGCGTGGTGCCCGGCACCGTCACCAGCGACGCGCGCACGCTGGACCTGCGCTTCACCGTCGTCGACATCGCCAGCGGCAAGACGCGCTTTCCCGTGCAGTACAACGGCCCCGTCCCCGACACGTTCGAGGAAGGCCGCGACGTCGTGGTCACCGGCCGCTACACCGCCGAGGGAACCTTCGAGGCCACGCACCTGCTCACCAAGTGCGGCTCGCGGTACGAAGCCGCCGAAGGGGACTTCCGCGCGTGA
- a CDS encoding heme lyase CcmF/NrfE family subunit has protein sequence MTQIGEVALWIALLLSFWGAGLGFAGGRKGRGDWVLSAERSLYAVFGLLVVSCGAIISSFLREEYQYRYVAGYSNRDLSLFYKITGLWAGQTGSLVFWAALLALFSAVAVLQNRRRNREFMPYVVGTLSTVIAFFLVVIITASNPFQLMEFVPADGRGLNPQLQNYWMTIHPPTLYLGFTAFTIPFAFAVSALLSGRLDTRWITTTRRWTLTAWFFLTNGIIFGMMWAYVELGWGGYWFWDPVENASLLPWLTGTAYLHSVMIQEKRGMLKMWNVLLIMGTFLLSIFATFLTRSGLIESVHSFAQNLTISYIFLGFLTVLVIVSAALVWWRRESFAPENRLESAVSREAAFLLNNLVFIAAMLSVLWGTIFPLVSEGFTGQTITLGPPFFNRVNLPLGLLLLALLGVGPVIAWRKATARNIRRNFALPVSIGVVTGVVLWIVGARNTYALLTFALGAFVMATIVIEFWKGTRARARIEGEGVAPAFIHLVGRNRRRYGGYLVHAGLVVTFMGFAGSAWDVEKQVAMSPGESLEMKSPFGHTYTLTYQAMSSYPATNMTKVVATVNVAKNGERVGVLAPEKRSYKQREEVVSEVGIRRAWNEDLYLILAGVDDINAVVQGRNPRPIATFRVLINPLVPWIWTGGLIMAIGTLIALWPGAEPKNPTVVKQRVRVAKPSEAAEPELVEA, from the coding sequence GTGACGCAGATCGGGGAAGTCGCCCTCTGGATTGCGCTGCTGCTGAGCTTTTGGGGCGCCGGGCTGGGCTTCGCGGGCGGGCGGAAGGGCCGCGGAGACTGGGTGCTGAGCGCCGAGCGCTCGCTGTACGCCGTCTTCGGCCTGCTCGTGGTCTCCTGCGGCGCCATCATCTCGTCGTTCCTGCGCGAGGAATACCAGTACCGCTACGTGGCGGGATACTCCAACCGCGACCTCTCGCTCTTCTACAAGATCACGGGGCTGTGGGCCGGGCAAACCGGCTCGCTCGTCTTCTGGGCCGCGCTGCTGGCGCTGTTCTCGGCCGTGGCCGTGCTGCAGAACCGGCGGCGCAACCGTGAGTTCATGCCGTACGTGGTGGGCACGCTGTCGACGGTGATCGCCTTTTTCCTGGTGGTCATCATCACCGCGTCCAACCCGTTCCAGCTGATGGAGTTCGTTCCGGCCGACGGCCGCGGGCTCAATCCGCAGCTGCAGAACTACTGGATGACCATCCACCCGCCCACGCTGTACCTGGGCTTCACCGCCTTCACCATCCCGTTCGCCTTCGCCGTCTCGGCCCTGCTCAGCGGCCGGCTCGACACGCGGTGGATCACCACGACGCGGCGCTGGACGCTGACCGCGTGGTTCTTCCTGACCAACGGCATCATCTTCGGGATGATGTGGGCGTACGTGGAGCTGGGCTGGGGCGGATACTGGTTCTGGGACCCGGTGGAGAACGCGTCGCTGCTCCCCTGGCTCACCGGCACGGCGTACCTGCACTCCGTGATGATCCAGGAAAAGCGCGGCATGCTCAAGATGTGGAACGTGCTGCTGATCATGGGCACCTTCCTGCTGAGCATCTTCGCCACCTTCCTGACGCGCTCGGGGCTGATCGAATCGGTTCACTCGTTCGCGCAGAACCTTACGATCTCCTACATCTTCCTGGGCTTTTTGACGGTCCTGGTGATCGTCTCGGCCGCGCTCGTGTGGTGGCGGCGTGAGTCGTTCGCGCCGGAGAACCGGCTGGAAAGCGCCGTCTCGCGCGAAGCCGCGTTCCTGCTGAACAACCTGGTGTTCATCGCGGCCATGCTCAGCGTGCTGTGGGGCACCATCTTCCCCCTGGTCTCCGAAGGCTTCACGGGGCAGACGATCACGCTGGGCCCGCCCTTCTTCAACCGGGTGAACCTGCCGCTGGGCCTTCTCCTCCTGGCCCTGCTGGGCGTGGGCCCGGTCATCGCCTGGCGCAAGGCGACCGCGCGCAACATCCGGCGCAACTTCGCCCTGCCGGTGTCCATCGGCGTGGTGACGGGCGTGGTCCTGTGGATCGTGGGCGCGCGCAACACCTACGCGCTGTTGACCTTCGCGCTGGGCGCCTTCGTGATGGCGACCATCGTCATTGAGTTCTGGAAGGGCACCCGCGCCCGCGCCCGCATCGAGGGCGAGGGCGTCGCGCCGGCGTTCATCCACCTGGTCGGCCGCAACCGGCGCCGCTACGGCGGATACCTGGTGCACGCCGGCCTGGTGGTGACGTTCATGGGCTTCGCGGGAAGCGCCTGGGACGTGGAGAAGCAGGTGGCGATGAGCCCGGGCGAGAGCCTGGAGATGAAGTCGCCCTTCGGCCACACGTACACGCTCACCTACCAGGCCATGTCGTCGTATCCCGCCACCAACATGACCAAGGTGGTGGCGACGGTGAACGTGGCCAAGAACGGGGAGCGCGTGGGCGTGCTGGCGCCGGAGAAGCGCTCGTACAAGCAGCGCGAAGAAGTGGTCAGCGAGGTGGGAATCCGCCGCGCCTGGAACGAGGACCTGTACCTGATCCTGGCCGGGGTGGACGACATCAACGCCGTGGTGCAGGGCCGCAATCCGCGCCCCATCGCCACCTTCCGCGTGCTGATCAACCCGCTGGTGCCCTGGATCTGGACGGGCGGGCTGATCATGGCCATCGGCACGCTGATCGCCCTGTGGCCCGGCGCCGAGCCCAAGAACCCCACAGTTGTCAAGCAGCGCGTGCGCGTGGCGAAGCCGTCCGAAGCGGCCGAGCCCGAGCTGGTGGAGGCATGA
- a CDS encoding cytochrome c-type biogenesis protein — MMRTLRLALALLALALLPGRADAQHPPDVAARNAAEAISQLKSPFGPHMLDICPNEQAEELRNQIRAAASGGSTPDELVDQVLARYGKEYLVVPRAEGIGLWAWLLPPAMLLIGAVFVQGRIRRMRGQGSALSVAGAPPMSDDERAQLNAALREFEREDDEP, encoded by the coding sequence ATGATGCGGACACTTCGCCTCGCCCTGGCCCTGCTCGCGCTGGCGCTCCTGCCCGGGCGCGCCGATGCGCAGCATCCGCCGGACGTGGCGGCGCGCAACGCGGCCGAGGCCATCTCGCAGCTGAAGTCGCCGTTCGGGCCGCACATGCTCGACATCTGCCCGAACGAGCAGGCGGAGGAGCTGCGGAACCAGATCCGCGCCGCCGCGTCGGGCGGGTCTACGCCGGACGAGCTGGTGGACCAGGTGCTGGCGCGCTACGGCAAGGAATACCTCGTCGTGCCGCGTGCCGAGGGGATCGGGCTGTGGGCGTGGCTGCTGCCCCCGGCGATGCTGCTGATCGGCGCCGTCTTCGTGCAGGGGCGCATCCGCCGGATGCGTGGCCAGGGATCGGCGCTTTCCGTCGCCGGCGCCCCGCCGATGTCGGATGACGAGCGGGCGCAGCTGAACGCCGCCCTGCGCGAGTTCGAGCGCGAGGACGACGAGCCGTGA
- a CDS encoding zinc ribbon domain-containing protein, with amino-acid sequence MTLLIVSLLLAVLAAGYVVRPVVARHDALLVDLAPGSVMDAEARRRVALASLKELEYDYLGGKLDTADYQAQKQRMSLEALATLRAAEAARSDAGLDGEGESPVAGTAIDRHACGFVNPAGSRFCAGCGVRLA; translated from the coding sequence GTGACGCTGCTGATCGTCTCGCTTCTCCTGGCCGTGCTGGCGGCGGGCTACGTCGTGCGCCCCGTGGTGGCCCGGCACGACGCCCTGCTGGTGGACCTGGCGCCCGGCTCGGTGATGGACGCCGAGGCCCGCCGCCGCGTGGCGCTGGCTTCGCTGAAAGAGCTGGAGTACGACTACCTGGGCGGCAAGCTCGACACGGCCGACTACCAAGCGCAGAAGCAGCGCATGTCGCTGGAGGCGCTGGCTACACTACGCGCCGCCGAGGCCGCGCGCAGCGACGCGGGGCTGGACGGCGAAGGCGAGTCGCCCGTCGCCGGGACGGCGATCGACCGGCACGCCTGCGGCTTCGTGAACCCGGCGGGAAGCCGCTTCTGCGCGGGGTGCGGGGTCCGGCTGGCTTGA
- a CDS encoding ABC transporter ATP-binding protein: protein MSHPAEGAGAAVEARGLEKWYGALPAVRGVDLSIAPGTFLTIFGPNGAGKSTLLRMLCGAVRPTRGSVFIGGEEIRNAEDEGWRRRIGLLSHQAFLYPGLSAAENLDFFARLYGLADRPSRIEAGLRDVGLWERRDDRVRTFSRGMQQRLALARTLLHDPDVVFLDEPYTGLDPHASAMLREVLDRLKDGRRTVVLVTHNLSQGLEQADRVAVQVGGRWVSDEPAGDIDPATWERVYTGRVAAAG from the coding sequence TTGAGCCACCCGGCGGAGGGCGCGGGCGCGGCCGTCGAAGCGCGCGGACTGGAAAAGTGGTACGGGGCCCTGCCCGCCGTGCGCGGGGTGGACCTGTCCATCGCCCCCGGCACCTTTCTGACCATCTTCGGCCCCAACGGCGCCGGCAAGAGCACGCTCCTGCGCATGCTCTGCGGCGCCGTTCGTCCAACGCGCGGCTCCGTGTTCATCGGCGGCGAAGAGATCCGCAACGCCGAGGACGAGGGGTGGCGGCGGCGCATCGGCCTGCTTTCGCATCAGGCCTTCCTGTACCCCGGGCTGAGCGCGGCCGAGAACCTGGACTTCTTCGCGCGGCTGTACGGCCTGGCGGACCGGCCGTCTCGCATCGAAGCCGGGCTGCGCGACGTGGGGCTGTGGGAGCGCCGGGACGACCGCGTGCGGACGTTCTCGCGCGGGATGCAGCAGCGCCTGGCCCTCGCCCGTACGCTGCTGCACGATCCGGATGTCGTCTTTCTGGACGAGCCCTACACGGGGCTGGACCCGCACGCCTCGGCCATGCTGCGCGAGGTGCTGGACCGCTTGAAGGACGGGCGGCGCACGGTGGTGCTGGTGACGCACAACCTGTCGCAGGGGCTGGAGCAGGCGGACCGCGTGGCCGTGCAGGTGGGCGGCCGCTGGGTGTCGGACGAACCGGCCGGTGACATCGATCCCGCCACCTGGGAGCGGGTGTACACCGGGCGGGTGGCGGCGGCCGGCTAA
- a CDS encoding heme exporter protein CcmB — MAAYLAQVWAVARKDLLLEARSRERFVAMATFAVLVAVVFSFALDPGVRASTIAGAMLWVTVLFAGTLGLGRAFALEREADALTGVLVSPIPRGAFYLGKLAANLAIVTCVELVIFPVYALFFGLRYAGALGGLAVVVLLATIGFMALGTLFAAMAAHSRLGETLIPILLLPLLIPVVIFAASATQRLLIGRPFSEIESSVRMLLAFDLIFLFVCTAAFGAVMEE; from the coding sequence ATGGCCGCATATCTCGCCCAGGTTTGGGCGGTGGCCCGCAAGGACCTGCTGCTGGAGGCCCGCTCGCGCGAACGGTTCGTGGCCATGGCTACGTTCGCCGTCCTGGTGGCGGTGGTGTTCAGCTTCGCGCTGGACCCGGGCGTACGGGCGTCGACCATCGCGGGCGCCATGCTGTGGGTGACGGTGCTCTTCGCGGGAACGCTGGGGCTGGGGCGCGCCTTCGCGCTGGAGCGCGAGGCCGACGCGCTGACGGGCGTGCTGGTTTCGCCCATCCCCCGGGGTGCGTTCTACCTGGGGAAGCTCGCGGCGAACCTGGCCATCGTCACCTGCGTGGAGTTGGTGATCTTTCCCGTGTACGCGCTCTTCTTCGGGCTGCGGTACGCGGGGGCGCTGGGGGGATTGGCGGTCGTGGTGCTGCTGGCGACGATCGGGTTCATGGCACTGGGGACGCTGTTCGCGGCGATGGCGGCGCACTCGCGCTTGGGCGAGACGCTGATCCCCATCCTGCTGCTGCCGCTGCTGATTCCCGTGGTGATCTTTGCCGCCAGCGCCACGCAGCGCCTGCTGATCGGGCGGCCGTTTTCCGAGATCGAGAGCAGCGTGCGGATGCTGCTGGCCTTCGACCTCATCTTTCTGTTCGTGTGCACGGCCGCGTTCGGGGCCGTGATGGAGGAATAG
- the ccsA gene encoding cytochrome c biogenesis protein CcsA yields MNVPVDEAASLAGTRRWSVGLGFLAAAALVLGFWMIFFYAPTEREMGIVQRIFYVHLPSALMAYLAFGIVALCSLGYLWLRDERLDAIAVCAAELGVIFTSIVLTTGPLWGKIAWGAWWVWDARLSFTLLLWFIYVGYFVLRGATEDPERGKRFAAVLGIVGAVDIPLIHMSVQWFRSQHPKPVVLKPEGPTAAPEMVQTLLVNMLAFTLLFFSLLLARYVVERLSRRIDAARVAAQLRPAA; encoded by the coding sequence ATGAACGTGCCGGTGGACGAGGCCGCGTCGCTCGCGGGAACCCGCCGCTGGTCGGTGGGGCTGGGGTTCCTGGCCGCGGCGGCGCTGGTGCTGGGGTTCTGGATGATCTTCTTCTACGCGCCCACCGAGCGCGAGATGGGGATCGTGCAGCGCATCTTCTACGTGCACCTGCCTTCGGCGCTGATGGCGTACCTAGCCTTCGGAATCGTGGCGCTGTGCTCGCTGGGCTACCTGTGGCTGCGCGACGAACGGCTGGATGCCATCGCCGTCTGCGCGGCGGAGCTGGGGGTGATCTTCACCAGCATCGTGCTGACCACGGGGCCGCTGTGGGGCAAGATCGCCTGGGGCGCCTGGTGGGTGTGGGACGCGCGCCTTTCGTTCACGCTGCTGCTGTGGTTCATCTACGTGGGATACTTCGTCCTGCGCGGGGCCACGGAAGATCCCGAGCGGGGCAAGCGCTTCGCGGCGGTGCTCGGCATCGTGGGCGCGGTGGACATTCCGCTGATCCACATGAGCGTGCAGTGGTTCCGCAGCCAGCACCCCAAGCCCGTGGTGCTGAAGCCCGAGGGCCCCACCGCGGCACCCGAGATGGTGCAGACGCTGCTGGTGAACATGCTCGCCTTTACCCTGCTCTTCTTTTCGCTGCTCCTGGCGCGCTACGTGGTGGAGCGGCTGAGCCGCCGCATCGACGCCGCCCGGGTGGCCGCCCAGCTGCGGCCCGCCGCCTGA